One Caulobacter segnis genomic window carries:
- a CDS encoding MFS transporter — MTDTTKRTRVRWLIITVLFIITTINYADRATFSIAGQSASKELGLDPVAMGYILSAFAWAYVLGQIPGGALLDRFGSKKIYVISLVVWSLFTALQGFAGFFTGLMAATVLFAMRFAVGLGESPSFPANARIVAAWFPGSERGTASAIFNSAQYFSLVAFAPLMGWLAHVFGWRSVFFVMGAVGVVAAIFFAKLIHSPTVHPWINKAEFDHIEAGGGLVRMEEASASNGAAFTWPNIKQVLSSRMLLGVYLGQYCINVLTYFFVTWFPIYLVKARGMSIMEAGFTAAAPALAGFVGGVFGGVISDALLKRTGSLDIARKTPLLLGMILATCIIACVWIEQEWLVVVVMALAFFGKGVASLGWAVVSDTSPKEMAGVTGGVFNTFGNVAGIVTPIVIGYIVKATGSFDGALIFVGAHCVITILAYFLIVGKIQRLELKAA; from the coding sequence ATGACCGACACCACCAAGCGAACGCGGGTGCGCTGGCTGATCATCACGGTCCTCTTCATCATCACCACGATCAACTACGCCGACCGCGCGACCTTCTCGATCGCCGGCCAGTCGGCGTCGAAGGAGCTGGGCCTCGACCCGGTGGCCATGGGCTACATCCTGTCGGCCTTCGCCTGGGCCTATGTCCTGGGCCAGATCCCCGGCGGGGCGCTGCTGGATCGCTTCGGCTCCAAGAAGATCTACGTGATCTCGCTGGTCGTCTGGTCGCTGTTCACGGCGCTGCAGGGCTTCGCCGGCTTCTTCACCGGCCTGATGGCGGCGACCGTGCTGTTCGCCATGCGCTTCGCCGTGGGCCTGGGAGAGTCGCCGTCGTTCCCGGCCAACGCCCGTATCGTGGCGGCCTGGTTTCCCGGCTCGGAGCGCGGCACGGCCTCGGCGATCTTCAACTCGGCCCAGTACTTCTCGCTGGTCGCCTTCGCGCCGCTGATGGGCTGGCTGGCCCACGTGTTCGGCTGGCGCTCGGTGTTCTTCGTGATGGGCGCGGTCGGCGTCGTGGCGGCGATCTTCTTCGCCAAGCTGATCCACAGCCCCACCGTCCATCCCTGGATCAACAAGGCCGAGTTCGACCATATCGAGGCCGGCGGCGGCCTGGTGCGGATGGAAGAGGCCTCGGCCAGCAACGGCGCGGCCTTCACCTGGCCCAACATCAAGCAGGTGCTGTCCAGCCGCATGCTGCTAGGCGTCTATCTGGGCCAGTACTGCATCAACGTGCTGACCTACTTCTTCGTCACCTGGTTCCCGATCTACCTGGTCAAGGCGCGGGGCATGTCGATCATGGAGGCCGGCTTCACGGCCGCCGCGCCGGCCCTGGCCGGCTTCGTCGGCGGGGTGTTCGGCGGCGTGATCTCGGACGCGCTGCTCAAGCGCACCGGCTCGCTGGACATCGCCCGCAAGACGCCGCTGCTGCTGGGCATGATCCTGGCCACCTGCATCATCGCCTGCGTGTGGATCGAGCAGGAGTGGCTGGTCGTGGTGGTCATGGCCCTGGCGTTCTTCGGCAAGGGCGTGGCGTCGCTGGGCTGGGCGGTGGTGTCCGACACCTCGCCCAAGGAGATGGCCGGCGTCACCGGCGGGGTCTTCAACACCTTCGGCAACGTGGCGGGGATCGTGACCCCGATCGTCATCGGCTACATCGTCAAGGCGACCGGGTCGTTCGACGGCGCCCTGATCTTCGTCGGCGCGCACTGCGTGATCACCATCCTGGCCTACTTCCTGATCGTCGGGAAAATCCAGCGTCTGGAACTGAAGGCGGCCTGA
- a CDS encoding TonB-dependent receptor, with protein MRALGGMMSTNHKPAVRAVLALSASALALTLAGAAAAQDAAPAPAADEVEAVVVTGFRASLQSAMNLKRNSSGVVDAIKAEDIAQFPDLNLAESLQRIPGVSISRINGEGRQITVRGLGSEYTRVRINGMEAISTTGGTANSGGTNRGRGFDFNVFASDLFNSIAVRKTASADVEEGSLGATVDLNTSRAFDSRKPQLVLSAGASYNDLAEKTTPRVSALASRTFFDGKLGVLISAAYEERHLKEEGANITRWSTGGSNGGFNAASTIPGYTIAQINETDTTKAIFAPRIPAYVSYDIKNKRTGLAGSLQYKPDANTEINFDALYAYLAGVRKEAQLQAIGLSRATTGKPQTIIRDGVVENGNLVYARMDNVDLRTQSAYDELNTEFKQFTLSAKHNFGDRVVVGALAGYADSTFTQPVSTIVTFDRANSANYVYDFRKGRAPQILLNFDATDPANWSAINGTSEVRIRPTFVENQFSTAKIYGEWEANQNLKLKAGVDWRKFEYDSYGLYRTTETVSQTLTPAELASVSKVFSGFGKGLDMPAGNATAWLVPDIDKYAALLNIYSNTGIYALTGTNNTSARGQYGAVEEQDTGAYVQAEFRFEALGLPFRGDAGVRRVHTEQESAGYAAVAGVIQRVDVKRDYDLTLPSFNIAADVTDTFVARFSAAKTIARPGIGSLAPGGDVSVQGSNRSYSSGNPYLNPTQSKNIDVSLEWYPASGTMFAAGFFYKKIDTFVANLSESRVYNTLGLPDSLIAGTTATPDMVFQVSKPMNTKGGDLKGFELNAQQPFTFLPGWLSHFGVIANYTYVASKIEYPTTTTAGGPVMIEDLIGLSKHAANATLYYETPKWSVRGSLAYRGGYLTQVPASDNNLIAGTNSTLNVDMQASWNIRDNLKLSVEGVNLTDEFNDQYVGYTDRLNVYTHSGRQFIVGLRYNF; from the coding sequence ATGCGGGCACTGGGAGGGATGATGTCGACCAACCACAAACCCGCTGTGCGCGCCGTTCTGGCGTTGAGCGCCTCGGCCCTGGCTCTGACGCTGGCCGGCGCGGCCGCCGCGCAGGACGCCGCTCCGGCGCCCGCCGCCGACGAGGTCGAGGCCGTCGTCGTCACCGGCTTCCGCGCCAGCCTGCAGAGCGCGATGAACCTCAAGCGCAACTCGAGCGGCGTCGTCGACGCCATCAAGGCCGAAGACATCGCCCAGTTCCCTGACCTGAACCTGGCTGAATCGCTGCAGCGCATCCCCGGCGTCTCGATCTCGCGCATCAACGGCGAAGGCCGCCAGATCACCGTGCGCGGCCTGGGCTCGGAATACACCCGCGTCCGCATCAACGGCATGGAGGCCATCTCCACCACCGGCGGCACCGCCAACAGCGGCGGCACCAACCGCGGCCGCGGCTTCGACTTCAACGTCTTCGCGTCGGATCTCTTCAACAGCATCGCGGTGCGCAAGACCGCCTCGGCCGACGTCGAGGAAGGCTCGCTGGGCGCCACGGTCGACCTGAACACCTCGCGCGCCTTCGACAGCCGCAAGCCCCAGCTCGTGCTGTCCGCCGGCGCCAGCTACAACGACCTGGCCGAAAAGACGACGCCGCGCGTCTCGGCCCTAGCCAGCCGCACCTTCTTCGACGGCAAGCTGGGCGTCCTGATCTCGGCCGCCTACGAAGAGCGCCACCTCAAGGAAGAAGGCGCCAACATCACCCGCTGGTCCACCGGCGGCAGCAACGGCGGCTTCAACGCCGCCTCGACGATCCCGGGCTACACGATCGCCCAGATCAACGAGACCGACACGACCAAGGCCATCTTCGCCCCGCGCATCCCGGCCTATGTCAGCTACGACATCAAGAACAAGCGCACGGGCCTGGCCGGCTCGCTGCAATACAAGCCGGACGCCAACACCGAGATCAACTTCGACGCCCTGTACGCCTATCTGGCCGGCGTGCGGAAGGAAGCCCAACTGCAGGCCATCGGCCTGTCGCGCGCCACCACCGGCAAGCCGCAGACCATCATCCGCGACGGCGTCGTCGAGAACGGCAATCTCGTCTACGCCCGCATGGACAATGTCGATCTGCGCACCCAGTCGGCCTATGACGAGCTGAACACCGAGTTCAAGCAGTTCACCCTGTCGGCCAAGCACAACTTCGGCGACCGCGTGGTGGTCGGCGCCCTGGCGGGCTACGCGGACTCAACCTTCACCCAGCCGGTCTCGACGATCGTCACCTTCGATCGGGCCAACAGCGCCAACTACGTCTACGATTTCCGCAAGGGCCGCGCCCCGCAGATCCTGCTGAACTTCGACGCCACCGATCCGGCCAACTGGTCGGCGATCAATGGCACCTCGGAAGTCCGCATCCGCCCGACCTTCGTCGAGAACCAGTTCTCGACCGCCAAGATCTACGGCGAGTGGGAAGCCAACCAGAACCTGAAGCTCAAGGCCGGCGTCGACTGGCGCAAGTTCGAGTACGACAGCTACGGCCTGTACCGGACCACCGAGACCGTCAGCCAGACCCTGACCCCCGCCGAGCTGGCCTCGGTCTCCAAGGTGTTCAGCGGCTTCGGCAAGGGCCTGGACATGCCGGCCGGCAACGCCACCGCCTGGCTGGTGCCCGACATCGACAAGTACGCCGCCCTGCTGAACATCTACAGCAACACCGGCATCTACGCCCTGACCGGCACCAACAACACCTCGGCCCGCGGCCAGTACGGCGCCGTCGAGGAGCAGGACACCGGCGCCTACGTCCAGGCCGAGTTCCGTTTCGAGGCGCTGGGCCTGCCCTTCCGCGGCGACGCCGGCGTTCGTCGCGTCCACACCGAGCAGGAGTCGGCCGGCTACGCCGCCGTCGCCGGCGTGATCCAGCGCGTCGACGTCAAGCGCGACTACGACCTGACCCTGCCGTCGTTCAACATCGCCGCCGACGTCACCGACACCTTCGTGGCCCGCTTCAGCGCCGCCAAGACGATCGCCCGCCCGGGCATCGGCTCGCTGGCGCCTGGCGGCGACGTGTCGGTGCAGGGTTCGAACCGCAGCTACAGCTCGGGCAACCCGTACCTGAACCCGACCCAGTCCAAGAACATCGACGTCTCGCTGGAGTGGTATCCGGCCTCGGGCACGATGTTCGCCGCGGGCTTCTTCTACAAGAAGATCGACACCTTCGTCGCCAATCTGAGCGAGTCTCGCGTCTACAACACCCTGGGCCTGCCGGACTCGCTGATCGCCGGCACCACCGCCACGCCCGACATGGTGTTTCAGGTCTCCAAGCCGATGAACACCAAGGGCGGCGATCTGAAGGGCTTCGAGCTGAACGCCCAGCAGCCCTTCACCTTCCTGCCGGGCTGGCTGAGCCACTTCGGCGTCATCGCCAACTACACCTACGTCGCCTCCAAGATCGAATACCCGACCACGACGACGGCGGGCGGCCCCGTCATGATCGAGGACCTGATCGGCCTGTCGAAGCATGCCGCCAACGCCACGCTCTACTACGAAACCCCGAAGTGGAGCGTCCGCGGTTCGCTGGCCTATCGCGGCGGCTACCTGACCCAGGTTCCGGCCAGCGACAACAACCTCATCGCCGGCACCAACTCGACCTTGAACGTCGACATGCAGGCCAGCTGGAACATCCGCGACAACCTGAAGCTCTCGGTCGAGGGCGTGAACCTGACCGACGAGTTCAACGACCAGTACGTCGGCTACACCGACCGCCTGAACGTCTACACCCACAGCGGACGCCAGTTCATCGTCGGCCTCCGCTACAACTTCTAG
- a CDS encoding ROK family transcriptional regulator has translation MLDETNRRSRQSHDRASLSGTNIERAGDYNQRVALQSIRVGLAKTKQEVAGYTGLTVPAVTNITNRLLDEGLIVEAGKLHGHRGQPAMTFTVNPDGCYSIGLNIDRDHVTVVLLDLAGQVRARATREVAFAGPEEVAAFFDQHARAFRKLKGVQADRIIGVGVAVPDDLAKTDLPNRPAAYEAWNTVELRALLSRAHDWPITVENDAAAAALGELHFGHGMRNRSFFYMLVSSGLGGGLVIDGEYFRGAHGRSGELGFLPTDPSGEATLEDFFSLSSLYEALGDLAPSEPSELGGLAPEALGRIDAWLDQAAERLCDPLVSISCLIDPQAVFIGGRLPGPLIDRLAQAVNDKLAARRLALTMAPVRRAALSTDAPAMGAAIIPIIARHLPSRSALRTIDQL, from the coding sequence ATGCTCGACGAGACCAACCGGCGGTCGCGCCAATCGCATGACCGCGCCAGCTTGTCCGGCACCAACATCGAGCGCGCTGGCGACTACAATCAGCGCGTGGCGCTGCAGTCCATCCGGGTCGGCCTGGCCAAGACCAAGCAGGAGGTCGCCGGCTATACCGGCCTGACCGTCCCCGCCGTCACCAACATCACCAACCGTCTGCTGGACGAGGGCCTGATCGTCGAGGCGGGCAAGCTGCACGGCCATCGCGGCCAGCCGGCCATGACCTTCACGGTCAATCCGGACGGCTGCTATTCGATCGGGCTGAACATCGACCGCGACCACGTCACGGTCGTCCTGCTGGATCTGGCCGGCCAAGTGCGCGCCCGCGCCACCCGCGAGGTCGCCTTCGCCGGCCCCGAGGAAGTCGCGGCGTTCTTCGACCAGCACGCCAGGGCCTTCCGCAAGCTCAAGGGCGTCCAGGCCGATCGCATCATCGGCGTCGGCGTGGCCGTGCCCGACGACCTGGCCAAGACCGACCTGCCCAATCGCCCCGCCGCCTACGAGGCCTGGAACACCGTCGAGCTGCGCGCCCTGCTCTCACGCGCCCACGACTGGCCGATCACGGTCGAGAACGACGCCGCCGCCGCCGCCCTCGGCGAGCTGCACTTCGGCCACGGCATGCGCAACCGCAGCTTCTTCTACATGCTGGTCAGCTCGGGCCTGGGCGGCGGCCTGGTGATCGACGGCGAGTACTTCCGGGGCGCGCACGGCCGCAGCGGCGAACTGGGCTTCCTGCCCACCGACCCGTCGGGCGAGGCGACGCTGGAGGACTTCTTCTCGCTGTCGTCGCTGTACGAGGCGCTGGGCGACCTGGCGCCAAGCGAGCCGTCGGAACTGGGCGGCCTGGCGCCGGAGGCCCTGGGCCGGATCGACGCCTGGCTGGACCAGGCCGCCGAACGTCTCTGCGATCCGCTGGTTTCGATCAGCTGCCTGATCGATCCGCAGGCCGTGTTCATCGGCGGTCGCCTGCCCGGTCCGCTGATCGACCGGTTGGCCCAGGCGGTGAACGACAAGCTGGCCGCCCGCCGCCTGGCCCTGACCATGGCCCCGGTCCGCCGCGCGGCCCTGTCCACGGACGCCCCGGCCATGGGCGCGGCGATCATCCCGATCATCGCCCGCCACCTGCCCTCGCGCTCGGCCCTGCGGACGATCGATCAGCTTTAG
- a CDS encoding ROK family protein, whose amino-acid sequence MIQIGVDFGGTKIEAAALAPDGQIVARLRTPTPASYDTALAAVRDLVERIEAQTGERATVGVGAPGSVSPRTGVMRNANAVYLNGRPFREDLSKALERPVRLANDANCLALSEAADGAAAGAHVTFAIILGTGCGGGLVVDGRLVEGGDGVAGEWGHMPLPWPEPEESPGPQCWCGQKGCLETWASGTGLRRDFKARTGRELDGPEIVAAALAGEPEAAAAFDRLVDRLGRAMAVIGNIVDPDVFVLGGGLSNVEALYERLPGVIAPRVFSDGWSARIAPARWGDSSGVRGAARLWSPGELA is encoded by the coding sequence GTGATTCAAATCGGTGTCGACTTTGGCGGAACCAAGATCGAGGCGGCCGCCCTGGCGCCCGACGGACAGATCGTCGCCCGGCTGAGGACGCCCACCCCGGCCAGCTATGACACCGCCCTGGCCGCCGTCCGCGACCTGGTCGAGCGGATCGAGGCGCAGACGGGTGAGCGGGCCACTGTGGGCGTGGGCGCGCCGGGATCGGTTTCGCCGCGCACAGGGGTCATGCGCAACGCCAACGCGGTCTATCTGAACGGCCGCCCCTTCCGCGAGGATCTGTCCAAGGCGCTGGAGCGTCCCGTCCGGCTGGCCAACGACGCCAACTGCCTGGCCCTGTCCGAGGCCGCCGACGGCGCGGCGGCCGGCGCCCATGTGACCTTCGCCATCATCCTGGGCACGGGCTGCGGCGGCGGCCTGGTCGTCGACGGACGGCTGGTCGAGGGCGGCGACGGCGTGGCGGGCGAGTGGGGCCACATGCCGCTGCCCTGGCCCGAACCCGAGGAGTCGCCCGGCCCGCAATGCTGGTGCGGCCAGAAGGGCTGCCTGGAGACCTGGGCGTCGGGCACCGGCCTGCGCCGCGACTTCAAGGCCCGAACGGGCCGGGAGCTGGATGGACCCGAGATTGTCGCGGCGGCCCTGGCCGGCGAGCCCGAAGCCGCCGCCGCCTTCGACCGCCTGGTCGACCGGCTCGGGCGGGCCATGGCGGTGATCGGCAACATCGTCGACCCGGACGTCTTCGTCCTGGGTGGCGGGCTCTCGAACGTCGAGGCGCTGTACGAACGCCTGCCGGGCGTCATCGCGCCGCGCGTCTTCTCGGATGGCTGGTCGGCCAGGATCGCGCCGGCCCGCTGGGGCGACAGCTCGGGCGTTCGCGGCGCGGCGCGCCTGTGGTCGCCGGGCGAGCTCGCCTAA